A single Mytilus trossulus isolate FHL-02 chromosome 12, PNRI_Mtr1.1.1.hap1, whole genome shotgun sequence DNA region contains:
- the LOC134692479 gene encoding uncharacterized protein LOC134692479 gives MSMIGVVQAGGWFAYLQAAGVYGVGTTGKMILASTVAPLCAAICGSSEERQDLKCYTHRINGMKGLDEYLIRAEQVKNIKQCEDQCNDDAACRAIRYLPRNSFCFLYKLQQYIEDDISESQFYVKRCILCYMNQTKNAKGRDDEIQTVWDASSLKECEIRCIKTDDCGVVYFDGLRCFKFNTKTEPKENTGTDFSSKICEEFSDIAL, from the exons atgtctatgataGGAGTGGTGCAGGCCGGAGGCTGGTTTGCTTATTTACAAGCAGCTGGCGTTTACGGTGTTGGAACAACGGGTAAAATGATATTGGCTTCGACTGTTGCGCCATTGTGTGCAGCTATATGTGGAAGTTCAGAGGAAAGACAAG ATTTAAAATGTTACACCCACAGAATTAATGGAATGAAGGGCTTGGATGAATATCTGATACGAGCAGAACAAGTAAAGAATATTAAGCAGTGTGAAGATCAATGCAACGATGATGCAGCTTGCAGGGCTATTCGATATCTTCCAAGAAATAGCTTTTGCTTTTTATACAAACTACAACAATATATTGAAGACGATATTAGTGAAAGCCAATTTTATGTAAAACGTTGTATTCTATGTTACATGAACCAAACGAAAAATGCCAAAGGACGTGATGATGAAATTCAAACAGTTTGGGACGCATCTTCTCTCAAGGAATGTGAGATTCGATGTATTAAAACTGACGACTGCggtgttgtttattttgatgGGCTAAGATGTTTCAAATTTAACACCAAAACAGAACCAAAGGAGAATACAGGCACTGACTTTTCATCAAAGATATGTGAAGAGTTCAGCGATATAGCACTTTAA